The Astyanax mexicanus isolate ESR-SI-001 chromosome 20, AstMex3_surface, whole genome shotgun sequence genome contains a region encoding:
- the sub1a gene encoding SUB1 regulator of transcription a produces the protein MPKSKEVLSSSSNSDSDSEADTKAKRKRQATPEKSSKKQKSGESSKTSGSSKSSGGSKNDNMFQIGKMRYVSVRDFKGKVLIDIREYWMDQEGEMKPGRKGISLNPEQWNQLKEQIDDIDEAVRRT, from the exons ATGCCTAAATCAAAGGAAGTGCTGTCCTCCTCCTCCAACAGCGACTCGGACAGTGAAGCCGATACGAAG GCTAAGAGGAAGAGGCAGGCGACGCCGGAGAAATCCTCCAAGAAGCAGAAGAGTGGAGAGTCCTCCAAAACCTCCGGCTCCTCCAAAAGCAGCGGCGGCAGCAAAAACGACAACATGTTCCAG ATAGGGAAGATGAGATACGTGAGTGTCCGAGACTTCAAAGGGAAGGTGCTGATTGATATCCGTGAGTACTGGATGGATCAGGAAGGAGAAATGAAGCCGGGGAGGAAAG GTATTTCCCTGAACCCAGAGCAGTGGAATCAGCTGAAGGAGCAGATTGATGATATCGATGAAGCCGTGAGGAGAACATAA